One genomic window of Cellulophaga sp. Hel_I_12 includes the following:
- a CDS encoding helix-turn-helix domain-containing protein — MSQLLKFREKANLTQQQLSEKSHISVRTIQRIEAGKALKGHTLEALAKALAIDKEALYETDPDIKVENFFWIKLINLSSLLLLIVPLGSILLPLILMYWKKQINPITKQLVSLQILWTLSFPVILFIVIFLGNLVPLSKQLVPLTMLLLLLVNMYIILRNTAALDKNKQLYIKLKFSII, encoded by the coding sequence ATGTCTCAATTGCTAAAATTTAGAGAAAAAGCCAACCTAACGCAACAACAACTATCTGAAAAGTCACATATTTCAGTAAGAACCATTCAACGTATTGAAGCAGGGAAAGCACTAAAAGGCCATACCTTAGAAGCCTTAGCAAAAGCTTTAGCCATTGACAAGGAAGCACTTTACGAGACAGACCCAGACATTAAAGTGGAGAATTTTTTTTGGATTAAATTAATTAATTTATCCTCTTTACTTCTTTTAATTGTTCCATTAGGCAGTATCCTTCTTCCCCTAATTCTTATGTATTGGAAAAAACAGATTAATCCCATTACCAAACAGCTCGTTTCGCTTCAAATTTTATGGACTTTATCCTTTCCTGTCATTCTATTCATCGTAATTTTTCTTGGAAATTTAGTTCCGTTGAGCAAGCAACTCGTTCCACTGACTATGCTGTTATTGCTATTGGTTAATATGTATATCATACTTCGCAATACAGCCGCACTAGATAAAAACAAACAACTTTATATCAAATTGAAATTCAGCATTATATAA
- a CDS encoding Hsp20/alpha crystallin family protein has product MNNLATVPKNGSLANRNSNQNFPTVSNWLEDIFNRDLSSVLTSNFNTAITLPKVNIKETADAFMVEMAVPGLKKSDFHIDLDNEVLSISTETKEESEHKEENYTRREFGYSSLKRTFTLPESVNDEKINASYENGILNILLPKKEEAKQKPARSIKIS; this is encoded by the coding sequence ATGAACAATTTAGCAACTGTTCCTAAAAACGGAAGTTTAGCGAACAGAAATTCAAATCAAAACTTCCCTACGGTGTCAAACTGGTTAGAAGATATCTTTAACAGGGACCTATCATCAGTACTTACCTCAAATTTCAATACTGCCATTACTTTACCTAAGGTGAATATCAAGGAAACTGCCGATGCCTTTATGGTGGAAATGGCCGTACCAGGTTTAAAGAAATCAGATTTCCATATTGACCTCGATAATGAAGTATTATCTATTTCTACAGAAACGAAGGAAGAAAGTGAACACAAGGAAGAAAATTATACCCGTAGAGAGTTTGGTTATTCCTCGTTGAAAAGAACTTTTACTTTACCAGAAAGTGTAAATGATGAAAAGATTAATGCGAGCTATGAAAATGGTATTTTGAATATTCTTTTGCCGAAAAAAGAAGAGGCCAAACAAAAGCCTGCCAGAAGTATTAAGATTTCATAA
- the gndA gene encoding NADP-dependent phosphogluconate dehydrogenase yields the protein MKHAGYDFGLVGLGVMGRNFILNVADNDFSAFGHDLDQEKVDALKTEGGALERVNASSDMKTFVQALATPRKIMLLVPAGKIVDTVIESLLPLLEKNDILIDGGNSFFTDTDRRETYLQEKGIHFFGAGVSGGAKGARKGPSIMPGGNKEAYSHVKPIFEAVAAKYKGEPCVAYLGPKSAGNYVKMVHNGIEYGLMQLTSEIYDVLKKSARLSNQELHQVFDTWNKGRLQSFLVEISAEIFKQKDDKTNADLIDKILDKAKQKGTGKWTSQNAMDLGIPVPTIDVAVSMREISALKEERVAADKLYARPTPTQQNKDKMITMAEEALYFAFITTYAQGLHQLADASKAYEYDLNVSVIAKIWRAGCIIRAGLLADISKAFTANKNLENLLVSPAFIPQVQKAVPAARELVAYAATNGIPMAGLSNSLTYFDAYTSSTLPLNLIQAQRDHFGSHTYERNDMDGIFHTEWGV from the coding sequence ATGAAGCATGCAGGTTATGATTTTGGATTAGTAGGGTTAGGCGTCATGGGACGTAATTTTATATTGAATGTTGCTGACAATGATTTTAGCGCCTTTGGTCACGATCTAGACCAAGAAAAAGTGGATGCCCTAAAAACTGAAGGCGGAGCTTTGGAACGTGTTAATGCCTCCAGTGATATGAAGACTTTTGTGCAGGCCTTAGCAACACCGCGCAAGATAATGCTTTTGGTACCCGCGGGCAAAATTGTCGATACGGTTATCGAAAGTCTTTTACCCCTTTTAGAGAAAAACGATATACTCATCGACGGTGGAAATTCTTTTTTTACAGACACGGACCGAAGAGAAACTTATTTACAAGAAAAAGGGATTCACTTTTTTGGTGCCGGTGTTTCTGGTGGTGCTAAAGGCGCAAGAAAAGGTCCAAGTATTATGCCTGGAGGAAATAAAGAAGCCTACAGTCATGTAAAACCTATTTTTGAAGCGGTAGCGGCGAAATATAAAGGTGAACCTTGTGTGGCTTATTTAGGACCAAAATCTGCTGGAAACTATGTGAAAATGGTGCACAATGGAATCGAATATGGTTTGATGCAATTAACATCGGAAATTTATGACGTTTTAAAAAAATCAGCAAGACTCAGCAATCAAGAATTACATCAAGTATTTGATACTTGGAATAAAGGCCGGCTCCAATCATTTTTGGTTGAAATATCAGCAGAAATTTTTAAGCAAAAAGACGATAAAACAAATGCTGATTTAATCGATAAAATATTAGACAAAGCCAAACAAAAAGGTACTGGTAAATGGACGTCTCAAAATGCCATGGATTTGGGAATTCCCGTCCCAACAATAGATGTTGCGGTTAGTATGCGTGAAATTTCAGCCCTGAAAGAGGAGCGTGTTGCCGCTGACAAACTATACGCCCGCCCAACACCAACGCAACAAAACAAAGACAAAATGATTACGATGGCGGAAGAGGCCTTGTATTTTGCCTTTATTACGACCTATGCACAAGGTTTACATCAATTAGCTGATGCCTCAAAAGCCTATGAATACGATTTAAATGTATCGGTGATTGCCAAAATATGGCGTGCTGGTTGTATCATTAGAGCGGGATTATTAGCCGATATCTCAAAAGCCTTCACAGCTAATAAAAATTTAGAAAATTTATTGGTATCACCTGCTTTTATACCGCAAGTACAAAAAGCAGTGCCCGCAGCTCGTGAGTTAGTGGCTTATGCCGCAACAAACGGAATTCCGATGGCTGGATTATCCAATTCACTGACCTATTTTGATGCCTATACCTCTAGTACATTACCACTAAATTTAATTCAAGCACAACGCGATCATTTTGGCTCACACACCTATGAACGTAACGACATGGATGGTATTTTTCATACGGAATGGGGTGTTTAA
- a CDS encoding prolyl oligopeptidase family serine peptidase gives MKHFSLFLVLFLGFTITIFSQEYNKSPLTIKEIMQGDTFVGHLPSSVNWSQDGGTIYFDWNPVGATSDSLYGYSLKTATTNKVAYAIEKDLPSRSFNLNTSKTKKVYANSGDIFISDLSKNTRFQITNTKDYESNPYFVKNETEIAYTKSGDIYTWSIATGATTQITNFTDRKEKIEKKNAKDEWLQNDQLALFDVLRERKEKRDERQKIRENREEKAPLEIYTDGKSIFNQQLSPNGDYVTYVAAKRAKNDGTIMPDYVTESGYTENENTRSKVGDDPTTYEMFIYDIKNNKVYPVVLDNLEGLDYIPEYTKDYPDKTYKNENRIGYISGPNWNDAGTKAVLDINTNDYKDRWLVLLNAEDGTITNLDQQHNEAWVAGPGIGGYSGGAMGWMPDDKSIWFQSEKTGYSHLHTMDVKTKKVNALTSGNFEIYDPFLAKDEKRWYFTANKNHPGDRQFYTMPLNGGKLQQLTTMVGNNEVILSPDEKSMAILYSYSNKPTELYLTTNPVFSKKTEAPKQITQSTTTQFKNYDWRAPEIITFKADDQAEVYARLYQPKAEVKNKGAVIFVHGAGYLQNAHQWWSSYFREYMFHNFLVDNGYTVLDIDYRGSAGYGRDWRTGIYRHMGGKDLSDHVDGAEYLVSNYGIDKDKIGIYGGSYGGFITLMGMFNEPDTFKAGAAIRSVGDWAAYNHGYTARILNTPVTDSLAYRRSSPIYFADGLQGDLLILHGMIDDNVHFQDMVRLSQRLIELEKPNWEMAVYPLERHGFIEPSSWTDEYKRIYKLFQGSLMGIKPEE, from the coding sequence ATGAAGCATTTCTCACTTTTTTTAGTTCTATTTTTAGGCTTTACCATCACTATTTTTTCACAGGAATACAATAAATCGCCCTTAACGATTAAAGAAATTATGCAAGGCGATACTTTTGTGGGTCATTTACCTTCAAGTGTAAACTGGTCTCAAGACGGCGGTACCATTTATTTTGACTGGAATCCTGTAGGGGCCACGAGCGATTCCCTTTACGGATATTCTTTAAAAACAGCAACAACGAATAAGGTAGCATACGCTATTGAAAAAGATCTTCCTTCACGTTCTTTCAATCTGAACACTAGCAAAACAAAAAAAGTGTATGCCAATTCTGGCGATATTTTTATCAGCGATTTAAGTAAGAATACTAGGTTTCAAATTACGAACACTAAAGATTACGAGAGTAATCCTTATTTCGTAAAAAATGAAACTGAAATTGCGTACACAAAAAGCGGAGACATTTATACTTGGTCGATTGCTACTGGAGCAACCACTCAAATCACAAATTTTACGGATAGAAAAGAAAAAATAGAAAAGAAAAATGCCAAAGACGAATGGCTACAAAATGATCAATTGGCACTGTTTGATGTGCTTCGAGAGCGCAAAGAAAAACGTGATGAGCGACAAAAAATAAGAGAAAATCGCGAAGAAAAAGCACCTTTAGAAATCTATACGGATGGGAAATCTATCTTCAATCAACAATTGAGTCCGAATGGTGATTACGTGACCTATGTTGCTGCAAAAAGAGCCAAAAATGACGGTACAATCATGCCCGATTATGTTACAGAATCTGGCTATACCGAGAATGAAAATACACGTTCCAAAGTGGGTGATGATCCCACCACCTACGAAATGTTCATTTATGATATCAAGAATAACAAGGTGTACCCTGTAGTTTTAGACAATCTAGAAGGTTTAGATTATATTCCTGAATACACCAAAGACTACCCTGATAAAACCTATAAGAACGAGAATAGAATCGGGTACATCTCCGGTCCTAATTGGAATGATGCCGGCACAAAAGCGGTTTTAGACATCAATACCAACGATTATAAAGACCGTTGGCTGGTGTTATTGAATGCTGAAGATGGAACGATTACCAATTTAGATCAACAACATAACGAAGCTTGGGTTGCTGGTCCTGGTATTGGGGGGTATTCCGGAGGCGCTATGGGTTGGATGCCTGATGATAAAAGCATTTGGTTTCAATCTGAAAAAACAGGCTACTCGCACCTCCATACCATGGATGTAAAGACCAAAAAAGTAAACGCACTAACGTCGGGTAATTTTGAAATTTACGATCCGTTTTTAGCTAAAGATGAAAAGCGTTGGTATTTTACCGCCAATAAAAACCACCCAGGAGACCGTCAGTTTTATACCATGCCTTTAAATGGTGGAAAATTACAGCAATTAACCACCATGGTGGGAAACAACGAGGTAATATTATCCCCTGATGAAAAATCTATGGCGATTTTATATTCCTACTCCAACAAACCAACGGAATTATACCTTACTACAAATCCTGTTTTTTCTAAAAAAACGGAAGCTCCAAAACAAATTACACAATCGACCACAACACAATTTAAAAATTACGATTGGCGCGCCCCAGAAATCATTACGTTTAAAGCAGATGATCAGGCCGAAGTCTATGCCCGTTTATACCAACCCAAGGCCGAGGTGAAAAATAAAGGTGCCGTTATCTTTGTACATGGCGCAGGCTATTTACAGAATGCACACCAATGGTGGAGTAGCTATTTTAGAGAGTATATGTTTCACAACTTCTTGGTAGATAATGGTTATACGGTTTTAGATATTGATTATCGCGGAAGCGCCGGATACGGTCGTGACTGGCGTACTGGAATTTATAGACATATGGGAGGCAAAGATTTATCAGATCATGTAGATGGCGCGGAGTATTTGGTAAGCAACTACGGCATTGATAAAGATAAAATAGGCATTTATGGTGGATCTTATGGCGGCTTTATTACCCTTATGGGTATGTTTAACGAGCCAGACACTTTTAAAGCAGGTGCTGCGATTCGTTCTGTGGGCGATTGGGCAGCTTACAATCACGGCTATACCGCACGCATTTTAAATACGCCAGTAACCGATAGTTTGGCGTATCGTAGAAGCTCTCCTATCTATTTCGCAGACGGCTTACAAGGTGATTTACTCATTTTACACGGGATGATTGATGATAATGTTCATTTTCAAGATATGGTGCGCCTATCACAGCGCCTAATAGAATTAGAAAAACCGAATTGGGAAATGGCAGTATACCCGTTAGAGCGCCACGGTTTTATAGAACCTAGTAGCTGGACGGATGAATACAAACGTATTTACAAGCTTTTTCAAGGCAGTTTGATGGGGATAAAGCCCGAGGAATAA
- a CDS encoding VIT family protein, translated as MTEKTDDLDNYLDNHYIHRSNWLRAAVLGANDGILSTASIAIGVAAASDMREPVILATLAGLVAGALSMAAGEYVSVSSQTDVEKADIEREKIELKEMPKLELQRLAEIYEKRGLKKDTALTVAKELTEHDALGAHIRDELGINEISQAKPMQAAFASGAAFTVGGLLPFLVTLFLPLKSMAYSLYGFALFFLIILGALAARTGGSSIAKAVIRITFWGTIAMGLTALVGYFFNVNVG; from the coding sequence ATGACAGAAAAAACAGACGATTTAGATAATTATCTAGATAATCATTACATACATCGAAGTAATTGGTTAAGAGCTGCTGTCCTTGGAGCCAATGATGGAATTTTATCAACTGCCAGTATCGCGATTGGAGTTGCTGCTGCGAGTGACATGCGAGAACCTGTTATTTTAGCAACATTAGCTGGATTAGTTGCTGGTGCTTTATCGATGGCAGCTGGAGAGTATGTTTCTGTAAGTTCACAAACAGACGTAGAGAAAGCTGATATTGAGCGCGAAAAAATTGAATTGAAAGAAATGCCCAAACTTGAATTACAACGATTAGCGGAAATTTATGAAAAAAGAGGACTGAAAAAAGATACCGCATTAACTGTTGCTAAAGAATTAACCGAACACGATGCATTAGGAGCACATATTAGAGATGAATTAGGAATTAATGAAATTAGTCAAGCTAAACCAATGCAAGCTGCCTTTGCTTCAGGTGCTGCATTCACAGTTGGAGGATTACTTCCTTTTTTAGTAACACTTTTTCTTCCGTTAAAAAGTATGGCATATTCACTTTATGGTTTTGCATTATTTTTTCTAATAATATTAGGAGCATTAGCAGCCAGAACAGGTGGTTCAAGTATAGCGAAAGCAGTTATTCGAATTACATTTTGGGGAACAATTGCTATGGGACTGACTGCTTTAGTTGGTTATTTCTTCAATGTTAATGTCGGATAA
- a CDS encoding MBL fold metallo-hydrolase: protein METEIPSDVFITVLGTLQDGGAPHLGCKKDCCTRLFENPHADRKVVSLGLIDPKNNKKYLFEATPDIVTQLKTLKNYLPKNDSETPDGIFLTHAHIGHYTGLMYLGKEAANTNKVPVYAMPKMADFLNTNGPWSQLVQNNNIQLSPLQNEEGIALSPEITIRPILVPHRDEFSETVGYYIKGPNKTALFIPDIDKWEKWDKNILEEIKKVDYAFLDATFYSGEEINTRDISQIPHPFISESLKKFETLSKTEQQKVIFIHFNHTNPILDTESQATKNVLAKGFRVARICDVFEL, encoded by the coding sequence GTGGAAACCGAAATCCCATCCGATGTTTTTATCACTGTTTTAGGTACGCTACAAGACGGTGGTGCTCCACATTTAGGCTGTAAAAAAGATTGTTGTACTCGTTTATTTGAGAATCCTCATGCGGATAGAAAAGTAGTTTCATTAGGACTTATAGACCCCAAAAACAACAAGAAATACCTTTTTGAAGCCACTCCAGATATCGTCACCCAATTAAAAACCTTAAAAAACTACCTACCTAAAAACGATAGTGAAACACCAGATGGTATTTTTCTTACTCATGCCCATATTGGTCATTATACGGGACTCATGTATTTAGGGAAAGAAGCGGCAAATACAAATAAAGTTCCGGTTTATGCCATGCCAAAAATGGCAGACTTTCTAAACACCAACGGTCCTTGGAGTCAGCTGGTGCAAAACAATAATATTCAATTAAGTCCGCTACAAAATGAGGAAGGCATAGCTCTATCCCCAGAAATAACCATTAGACCTATTTTAGTACCACATCGTGATGAATTTTCTGAAACGGTGGGTTATTATATAAAAGGGCCTAATAAAACGGCACTTTTTATTCCTGATATTGATAAATGGGAAAAATGGGATAAAAATATATTAGAAGAAATTAAGAAGGTAGATTATGCTTTTTTAGATGCCACCTTTTACAGTGGAGAAGAAATAAATACTAGAGATATTTCACAAATTCCGCATCCATTTATTAGTGAAAGTCTTAAAAAGTTTGAAACGCTAAGCAAAACAGAACAACAAAAAGTAATTTTTATACATTTTAACCATACCAATCCTATTCTAGACACTGAAAGCCAAGCCACAAAAAATGTATTAGCCAAAGGTTTTCGAGTGGCACGGATTTGTGATGTGTTTGAGTTGTAA
- a CDS encoding DUF4345 domain-containing protein: MNLLKNPKYKNLQLLLSALVVISVSFVYGGNPSVFMPYVFGFDVVAIDLKNILRAVMGLYLAIGGFWVYGIVHQKYWETATLLNILFMGGLAFGRLVSTIFDGVSQQFMVGLVLEFIFMLWGMHNLKQFGNAKIL, translated from the coding sequence TTGAACCTCCTTAAAAACCCAAAATATAAAAACCTGCAACTACTCCTGTCTGCGCTTGTCGTGATCAGTGTGAGTTTTGTGTATGGAGGAAATCCAAGTGTGTTTATGCCTTATGTTTTTGGCTTTGATGTTGTTGCTATCGATTTAAAAAACATACTAAGAGCGGTTATGGGCTTGTATTTAGCGATAGGTGGCTTTTGGGTATATGGCATAGTGCATCAGAAGTATTGGGAAACTGCCACCTTACTTAATATTTTATTTATGGGCGGACTCGCTTTTGGACGTCTCGTAAGTACCATTTTTGATGGTGTTTCACAGCAATTTATGGTTGGCCTTGTGCTAGAATTCATCTTTATGCTTTGGGGGATGCACAATTTAAAACAGTTTGGAAACGCAAAAATTTTATAG